GTTATCGGGGGCGACGTTCGCCTGAGTACAGAGTCGCTTAAAGCTGCGCTTGCAGAAGGTTTGATGGATGGCGGGGCTGATGTTATTGATTTAGGCCTGTGCGGGACTGAACATATTTATTTTGCGACTTCTCACCTAAATTGCGATGGTGGCATATGCGTGACAGCGAGCCATAACCCAATTGATTACAACGGTATGAAGCTAGTGCGCAGTGAAAGTAAGCCCATAAGCGGCGATTCTGGACTGTTTGACATTAAAGCACTAGCAGAAGCCAATAAATTTGAAAAGCCTGAACGCCTTGGTACTAAACGCGAATTAAACATTGATGCGGCATTTACTGAGCACCTGATGACCTATATTGATCCAGGGCAGCTTTCTCCTTTGAAAATTGTGGTTAATGCGGGCAACGGCGCTGCGGGACCTACGTTAGATTTTATTGAACAGTATTTTCACGCTCACCAAGTACCAATCGAATTTATCAAAGTTCATCACCAACCAAATGGCACTTTCCCTAATGGTATTCCTAATCCATTGCTGCCCGAGAATCGAGATTCAACGCAACAAGCAGTGATTGAGCATCAAGCCGATTTTGGTATCGCTTGGGATGGCGATTTTGATCGGTGTTTTCTGTTTAATGAGCATGGGCAATTTATTGAAGGTTATTACATCGTTGGTTTGCTGGCAGAGAACTTTCTTGCCAAGAATGCTCAAGAGGCAGTAATTCACGACCCTAGGTTGACTTGGAATACGATTGATATTGTCAGCACTGCTGGTGGCCACCCTATTCAAAGTAAAACAGGCCATGCGTTTATCAAAGAGCGCATGCGTAAGGAAAACGCTGTCTATGGCGGTGAAATGAGCGCTCACCATTATTTTCGAGACTTTTTCTATTGCGATAGTGGCATGATTCCTTGGCTCTTGATAGCTGAGTTAGTCAGTGTCAAAGGTAAACGGCTATCTGAGTTAGTTGGCGAACGAATTGCGATGTTCCCTTCTTCTGGTGAGATTAACAATTGGGTAAAAGACGCTCCTCAAGCCATTCACCGAGTGAAAGCGTTTTATCAGCCAATGGCTATTGACTCTGACGAAACTGATGGCATCAGCATGGTGTTTCCTGAGTGGCGTTTTAATCTTCGCAGCAGTAATACCGAACCGGTTGTGCGCTTAAATGTTGAGTCAAAAGGCGATATTGAGTTGATGAAGAAAAAAACACAAGAAGTGTTAGATTTACTAATGATATCTTAATTAAGTCTTGCAAATGACCTAAAAATGCAAGATTTAAAGCAGAATTACAGATTCAAAAGGAAGTTTAGATGAAAATTGGGATTATTGTCGGCACGCGCCCAGAAATAATCAAGATGGCGCCTGTGATTCGTGAGTGTCAAAAGCGTTCGATACCGTTCTTTATTATTCACTCTAATCAGCATTATTCTGAGGAGATGGATAGTATTTTCTTTGATGAATTAGA
This Thalassotalea euphylliae DNA region includes the following protein-coding sequences:
- a CDS encoding phosphomannomutase CpsG (capsular polysaccharide biosynthesis protein; catalyzes the formation of D-mannose 6-phosphate from alpha-D-mannose 1-phosphate), with translation MSTLTCFKAYDIRGKLGDELNEDVAYRVGRAFAQHLAAHSVVIGGDVRLSTESLKAALAEGLMDGGADVIDLGLCGTEHIYFATSHLNCDGGICVTASHNPIDYNGMKLVRSESKPISGDSGLFDIKALAEANKFEKPERLGTKRELNIDAAFTEHLMTYIDPGQLSPLKIVVNAGNGAAGPTLDFIEQYFHAHQVPIEFIKVHHQPNGTFPNGIPNPLLPENRDSTQQAVIEHQADFGIAWDGDFDRCFLFNEHGQFIEGYYIVGLLAENFLAKNAQEAVIHDPRLTWNTIDIVSTAGGHPIQSKTGHAFIKERMRKENAVYGGEMSAHHYFRDFFYCDSGMIPWLLIAELVSVKGKRLSELVGERIAMFPSSGEINNWVKDAPQAIHRVKAFYQPMAIDSDETDGISMVFPEWRFNLRSSNTEPVVRLNVESKGDIELMKKKTQEVLDLLMIS